In the genome of Salvelinus namaycush isolate Seneca unplaced genomic scaffold, SaNama_1.0 Scaffold43, whole genome shotgun sequence, one region contains:
- the il17a/f3 gene encoding interleukin 17a/f3, translating to MLLVMVFRGLLVMGLIMSLDGRKKGQKTKPKAAKGSGPVKVFGQRGMTVGLFLDPNLKTAVPVLHIASRSLSPWTYSETYDETRVPQHLSQAQCQRSGCLTPDGEEDMGLESKPIIHQTLVLRRVQGEKGSSGGRKKKGKKKGYFYKLDSEIVNVGCTCVRPSIFPQKQ from the exons atgcTTCTGGTCATG GTCTTCAGAGGTTTACTGGTGATGGGTTTAATCATGTCACTGGACGGACGTAAGAAAGGCCAGAAGACCAAACCGAAGGCCGCCAAAGGCTCCGGACCAGTCAAGGTCTTTGGACAGAGAGGAATGACTGTAGGGTTGTTTCTGGATCCTAACCTGAAGACCGCTGTCCCTGTCCTTCATATAgcctccaggtctctctctccatggacataCAG CGAAACGTACGATGAGACCCGGGTCCCTCAACATCTCTCCCAGGCTCAGTGCCAGAGGTCTGGCTGTCTAACCCCAGACGGAGAAGAGGACATGGGGTTGGAGTCCAAACCCATAATCCATCAGACCTTGGTGCTCCGCAG GGTTCAGGGAGAGAAAGGCAGCAGTggagggaggaagaagaagggGAAGAAGAAGGGATATTTCTACAAACTGGACAGTGAGATTGTAAATGTGGGCTGTACCTGTGTGAGACCCAGCATTTTCCCTCAGAAGCAGTGA
- the LOC120041283 gene encoding stathmin-4-like, with product MTLAAYREKVKELPLVSLFCSCINPQTIDCKPTYQAEDAVALGWCVIKDVEVIELNKRSSGQAFEVILKPPSFDGVPELNATMPKRRELSMEEIQKKLEAAEERRKCQEAELLKHLAEKREHEREVIQKALEENNNFIKNSKEKLEQKMEANKENREALLAAMLERLQEKDKHAEEVRKKVLALADAMDLDLCVIKDVEVIELNKRSSGQAFEVILKPPSFDGVPELNATMPQRRELSMEEIQKKLEAAEERRKCQEAELLKHLAEKREHEREVIQKALEENNNFIKNSKEKLEQKMEANKENRGALLAAMLERLQEKSL from the exons CGTACAGAGAGAAGGTGAAAGAGCTCCCCCTGGTgtctctgttctgctcctgcatCAACCCTCAGACCATCGACTGTAAGCCCACATACCAGGCAGAAG ATGCGGTGGCCCTGGGCTGGTGTGTCATAAAGGACGTGGAGGTGATAGAGTTGAACAAGCGTTCTTCGGGCCAGGCCTTCGAGGTCATCCTGAAGCCTCCGTCATTTGATGGCGTCCCAGAGCTCAACGCTACCATGCCCAAACGCAGAGAACTCTCCATGGAGGAGATCCAGAAGAAATTAGAggctgcagaggagaggaggaag TGCCAGGAGGCTGAGCTGCTGAAGCACCtggcagagaagagagagcatgagagagaggtGATTCAGAAGGCCTTAGAGGAGAACAACAACTTCATCAAGAATTCCAAGGAGAAGCTGGAGCAGAAGATGGAGGCCAACAAGGAGAACAGAGAGGCTCTACTGGCGGCCATGTTGGAACGACTGCAGGAGAAG GACAAACATGCAGAAGAGGTGAGGAAAAAGGTACTAGCTTTGGCAGACGCGATGGACCTGGACTTGTGTGTGATAAAGGACGTGGAGGTGATAGAGTTGAACAAGCGTTCTTCGGGCCAGGCCTTCGAGGTCATCCTGAAGCCTCCGTCATTTGATGGCGTCCCAGAGCTCAACGCTACCATGCCCCAACGCAGGGAACTCTCCATGGAGGAGATCCAGAAGAAATTAGAGGCtgcagaagagaggaggaag TGCCAGGAGGCTGAGCTGCTGAAGCACCtggcagagaagagagagcatgagagagaggtGATTCAGAAGGCCTTAGAGGAGAACAACAACTTCATCAAGAACTCCAAGGAGAAGCTGGAGCAGAAGATGGAGGCCAACAAGGAGAACAGAGGGGCTCTACTGGCGGCCATGTTGGAACGACTGCAGGAGAAG tctctctag